The Mercenaria mercenaria strain notata chromosome 10, MADL_Memer_1, whole genome shotgun sequence genome contains a region encoding:
- the LOC128546371 gene encoding uncharacterized protein LOC128546371, whose protein sequence is MEQILMLACYIPPTKTDDMKTFISMLEDYRKSFKNILVTGDFNAKSKLWGNQSDNYAGELLENFVLKSSFMCINDGIPTRRNSDSVIDLILITPTLRRKIECCQTLDHENVRSDHIAVLVKIEDGIPRGQNEYIEKYNLRKVDWKAWNEETTVQFNEWNGSNNSNTSMDDLYDSFLRVFKNCMDKCIPKVRVPINHRKTTHPWTNEDVKTAKRDLNSAKRHFRRRKTPNLLLDLQEKEQIYKEVCEDAKSKWIDETCTQIDRHTDPGQKWQTFHKLTSYEESDVDIMLPLIDKGNPAFDKGKCRILRNTFLDREHVKNESFDAKFKFKIEDKLNNIRNGIAEEPVDDFLNHEITRSEVEAALQRL, encoded by the coding sequence atggaaCAAATATTAATGTTAGCCTGCTATATTCCACCCACAAAAACTGACgacatgaaaacatttatttctatgCTCGAAGACTacagaaaatcatttaaaaatattcttgtaacTGGTGATTTCAATGCAAAAAGTAAACTGTGGGGGAATCAGTCAGATAATTATGCAGGTGAACTCTTAGAGAATTTTGTCTTGAAAAGTAGCTTTATGTGCATTAATGATGGTATTCCAACTAGACGCAACAGTGACAGTGTAATTGACTTGATATTAATCACACCAACTCTAAGGAGAAAAATTGAATGCTGTCAAACATTAGATCATGAAAATGTGAGATCTGACCACATAGCTGTGCTTGTGAAAATTGAAGATGGCATACCTAGAGGGCAAAATGAatacattgaaaaatacaatttaagaAAAGTAGATTGGAAAGCATGGAACGAAGAAACTACAGTTCAATTCAATGAATGGAATGGGAGTAATAACTCAAATACAAGTATGGATGATCTTTATGACTCCTTCTTAAGAGTGTTCAAAAATTGTATGGATAAATGTATACCTAAGGTTAGGGTACCAATTAACCATAGGAAAACCACTCATCCATGGACAAATGAAGATGTGAAAACAGCTAAAAGAGATTTAAATTCAGCTAAAAGGCATTTTAGGAGGAGGAAAACACCGAATCTTCTATTAGACCTAcaagaaaaagaacaaatataTAAAGAAGTGTGTGAAGATGCGAAATCAAAATGGATAGACGAAACATGCACTCAGATTGATAGACACACTGACCCAGGCCAAAAGTGGCAAACTTTTCACAAACTTACATCCTATGAAGAGTCTGATGTGGATATTATGCTGCCATTAATAGACAAAGGAAACCCAGCATTTGACAAAGGAAAATGCAGAATACTGAGAAATACCTTTTTGGATAGGGAACATGTTAAAAATGAGAGTTTTGATGCCAAATTCAAATTCAAGATAGAAGATAAGCTCAACAATATCAGAAATGGAATAGCAGAGGAACCAGTGGATGATTTCTTGAATCATGAAATAACTAGAAGTGAAGTTGAAGCAGCCTTACAAAGACTTTAA